The Punica granatum isolate Tunisia-2019 chromosome 4, ASM765513v2, whole genome shotgun sequence genome has a window encoding:
- the LOC116206413 gene encoding pentatricopeptide repeat-containing protein At3g29230-like, whose product MEKRILGFLRKCSSPTELRQIHAKILLHNLKDSEFIAPKLVSLSSQLCSPETAARSFRNLSSPNVVAYNSLIQCYIGKSHRAPSIAYKQMRASMVAPNSFTFTFLLMCLEPFEALREGRMIHGEILKSGNGSGVFVQNTLLSFYAKCCKDLEYARQVFGEMPQRDVVSWNSMIGAYMARGLVEPAIALFNSMPEKSNVTWNTMISGHSKVGKMELASSMFDNMPNKNDVSWNCMISGFVRVGDMKAAMCTFAKMPEKTVVSWTAMISGYTVIGDLKSAEALFDQMPRKNTVSWNAMITGYVHNHQFDQALALFHRMLIDNACKPDHTTLISALSACSHLGSLEQGKWIDSYIKKHKLEMSLSLGNALIDMFAKCGDLGNAKLAFDDMSTRCVITWTTMISGLAYNGKCAEALDLYDRMCSEGFRPDDVLFIAVLTACTHGGLVEDGKRVFSEMVSKFGIEPRIEHYGSMVDLLGRAGKLQEAIEFIEKMHLQPNSVIWGTLLSCCKFHGSKDILDTVIQKIMEQEPSNPSYLTLISNLKALVGQSVDGSIYRAAMREKGMEKVPGCSLIQVGDKVHEFVARDTNHENRREIYRTLSFLDKYLKVVHDDLGEIGLCEV is encoded by the coding sequence ATGGAGAAGAGAATCCTCGGATTCTTACGAAAATGCAGCAGCCCTACAGAGCTGAGGCAAATCCATGCCAAGATTCTTTTACACAACCTTAAGGACAGCGAATTCATCGCGCCGAAGCTCGTCTCTCTGTCCTCGCAGCTGTGTTCCCCCGAGACAGCTGCTCGGTCGTTCCGGAATCTGTCCAGCCCGAACGTGGTAGCTTATAATTCGCTGATCCAATGCTACATAGGGAAGTCCCACAGAGCCCCGTCAATTGCTTATAAGCAGATGAGAGCATCAATGGTTGCTCCCAATAGCTTCACTTTCACTTTCCTCTTGATGTGTTTGGAGCCGTTCGAGGCCTTACGAGAAGGGAGGATGATACATGGGGAAATCTTGAAGTCCGGGAATGGGTCCGGTGTGTTTGTGCAGAATACCCTCTTGAGTTTCTATGCGAAGTGCTGCAAGGACTTGGAGTATGCCCGTCAGGTGTTTGGCGAAATGCCCCAGAGAGATGTTGTCTCGTGGAATTCCATGATTGGTGCTTACATGGCTCGGGGTCTGGTAGAACCTGCAATCGCCCTGTTCAATTCAATGCCCGAGAAGAGCAATGTGACTTGGAATACAATGATATCGGGCCACTCAAAAGTGGGAAAGATGGAGTTAGCTTCATCCATGTTTGATAATATGCCGAATAAAAATGATGTATCTTGGAATTGCATGATATCCGGGTTTGTGAGGGTCGGCGATATGAAGGCTGCTATGTGTACTTTTGCTAAAATGCCTGAGAAGACGGTGGTATCCTGGACAGCCATGATTTCTGGGTATACTGTGATTGGAGACCTCAAGTCAGCAGAAGCCCTTTTTGATCAGATGCCCAGAAAAAACACAGTTTCTTGGAATGCCATGATCACAGGTTACGTCCATAACCACCAATTTGATCAAGCCCTGGCATTGTTCCATCGAATGTTAATTGACAATGCCTGTAAGCCTGATCACACCACTCTCATTAGTGCGCTCTCCGCTTGTTCCCACTTGGGTTCTCTTGAGCAGGGGAAGTGGATTGACTCCTATATCAAGAAACACAAGCTTGAGATGTCTCTATCTCTGGGCAATGCCTTGATTGACATGTTTGCAAAATGTGGTGATCTAGGAAATGCAAAATTAGCTTTTGATGACATGTCTACGAGATGTGTGATCACATGGACGACCATGATATCTGGTCTAGCTTATAACGGCAAATGTGCTGAAGCCCTAGATCTGTATGACAGGATGTGCTCAGAAGGGTTTAGACCTGATGATGTCCTTTTTATTGCCGTTCTGACTGCTTGTACTCATGGAGGGTTGGTGGAGGATGGCAAAAGAGTATTTTCAGAAATGGTGAGTAAATTCGGTATCGAGCCTCGAATTGAGCATTACGGGTCCATGGTCGATCTTTTGGGGAGAGCGGGGAAGTTGCAGGAGGCCATTGAGTTCATAGAGAAGATGCATTTGCAGCCTAATTCTGTCATTTGGGGGACTTTATTATCTTGTTGCAAGTTTCATGGAAGTAAGGATATTTTGGATACCGTGATCCAAAAAATCATGGAGCAGGAGCCTTCAAACCCGAGCTATCTGACATTGATTTCAAATCTGAAAGCACTGGTGGGTCAAAGTGTGGATGGATCGATTTATCGGGCAGCaatgagagagaaaggaaTGGAAAAAGTTCCAGGTTGCAGCTTAATTCAAGTTGGTGATAAGGTCCACGAGTTCGTTGCAAGGGATACAAACCACGAGAATAGAAGGGAAATCTATAGAACTTTGAGTTTTCTTGATAAGTACTTGAAAGTCGTGCACGATGACTTGGGAGAAATAGGGCTTTGCGAAGTATAG
- the LOC116206414 gene encoding pentatricopeptide repeat-containing protein At3g21470, with protein sequence MRPTLREESRETPPPSHFSFHDRHNLMAQVRKYLEQGRPREAFRLYKHSNRACILSLVPLLAKACGSLGLRECGKSLHAELIKCGVDSDVIVGTSLVGMYGKTAGIADARKVFDGMPLRNVVTWNAMIGGYFRSGDLRSASLLFEEMGMRSEVTWVEMIDGFASSGDLVTARRLFDQVPFEMRNVVTWTVMVDGYTSNGDMESAKEIFEAMSDRNFFVWSSMISGYCKKGDVEQAKAIFDQMTVKNLVVWNSLILGFAQNELSDEVLKAFEQMQSEGFDPDEITIVGVLSACGQAGSLEYGKKIHSMIGSKGINLNQFVLNALVDMYAKCGDLGSARYIFEGMSNRNCACWNAMISGFAVNGQPKEALELFKRMEGSCESPDELTFLSVLSACAHGGFVDEGMQIFSKMENYGLAPGIKHYGCLVDLLGRAGKLREAYKLIKSMPMEPNNVVWGALLGACRIHSNLEMAECVMEEIRALNHKVGSRDQVQYALLSSIYAASDKWEKAEKMRVAMVNNGIQKAPGCSFITC encoded by the exons ATGAGACCGACATTGCGCGAAGAGTCCCGAGAAACTCCACCGCCCAGTCACTTTAGCTTCCATGATCGGCATAACCTGATGGCTCAAGTGAGGAAATACCTCGAACAGGGAAGGCCCAGAGAAGCATTTCGACTGTACAAGCACAGCAACAGAGCCTGCATCCTTAGTCTGGTGCCTCTGTTGGCGAAAGCTTGTGGTTCTCTCGGGCTGCGAGAATGCGGGAAATCCCTGCACGCTGAGTTGATCAAATGCGGGGTTGATTCGGATGTTATAGTCGGGACTTCCTTGGTGGGCATGTACGGGAAAACCGCTGGGATTGCTGACGCGCGTAAGGTGTTTGATGGAATGCCCCTGAGGAACGTTGTGACTTGGAATGCGATGATCGGAGGGTATTTTAGGAGTGGAGATCTGAGGTCTGCTTCCTTGTTGTTCGAAGAGATGGGAATGAGGAGCGAAGTGACTTGGGTCGAGATGATTGACGGGTTCGCGAGTAGTGGAGATTTGGTCACAGCTAGGAGGCTTTTCGATCAGGTTCCTTTTGAGATGAGGAATGTCGTTACATGGACAGTGATGGTTGACGG GTACACCAGCAATGGAGATATGGAATCAGCAAAGGAAATCTTCGAGGCGATGTCAGATAGGAACTTCTTTGTGTGGTCATCAATGATTTCTGGGTATTGCAAGAAAGGTGACGTTGAACAGGCCAAGGCCATTTTCGATCAAATGACAGTCAAGAATTTGGTCGTCTGGAATTCATTGATTTTGGGTTTTGCCCAGAATGAGTTGTCTGACGAAGTTTTGAAGGCCTTTGAACAGATGCAATCTGAAGGGTTTGACCCAGATGAAATCACCATTGTTGGTGTCTTATCTGCTTGTGGTCAGGCCGGGTCATTAGAATATGGTAAGAAGATACATAGTATGATAGGGAGTAAGGGGATAAATCTCAATCAATTCGTTTTAAATGCCCTAGTTGACATGTATGCGAAGTGTGGGGACTTGGGCTCTGCAAGATATATCTTTGAAGGGATGAGCAATAGAAACTGTGCCTGTTGGAATGCAATGATTTCGGGTTTTGCCGTTAATGGGCAGCCCAAAGAGGCTCTCGAGTTATTCAAAAGAATGGAAGGCTCATGTGAGAGTCCAGATGAGCTGACCTTCCTATCCGTCCTATCAGCTTGCGCCCATGGAGGATTTGTAGATGAAGGGATGCAAATTTTCTctaaaatggaaaattatgGGCTTGCACCTGGCATAAAGCATTACGGCTGCTTGGTGGATTTACTGGGAAGGGCCGGAAAGTTAAGAGAAGCTTACAAGTTGATAAAGAGTATGCCAATGGAACCAAACAATGTTGTTTGGGGAGCTTTGCTTGGAGCATGCAGGATCCACTCGAATCTGGAAATGGCAGAATGTGTGATGGAGGAGATTAGGGCACTGAATCACAAGGTTGGGTCTCGTGATCAGGTGCAGTATGCTCTGCTCTCGAGTATTTATGCTGCCTCTGATAAATGGGAGAAGGCTGAGAAGATGAGGGTTGCCATGGTGAATAACGGGATTCAGAAAGCACCTGGTTGCAGTTTCATCACATGCTAG
- the LOC116206419 gene encoding psbP domain-containing protein 4, chloroplastic isoform X2, giving the protein MGTCLLPTSCTLSWRSPLLQMIPSSSQQTLARCSTVRPGASSGEGIGDDDKLCRALPRRSALVSGLSLASSTMLGLFSGEAEGVVKQGLLAGRVPGLSEPDEQGWRTYRRPDDKSGGHGVGWSPIIPYAFSVRQDWEEVPVSIADLGGTEIDLRFASSKEGRIFVIVAPVRRFADAIDDDARIEQIGPPEKVINAFGPEVIGENVEGKVMSMSVAEHGGRTYYQFELEPPHCLITATAAGNRLYLFNVTGSGLQWKRHYPDLKRIADSFRIV; this is encoded by the exons ATGGGAACATGTCTCTTGCCCACGAGTTGCACCCTCTCATGGAGGTCTCCTCTCCTGCAGATGATACCTTCTTCATCCCAGCAGACTCTTGCCCGTTGCAGTACCGTCAGGCCTGGTGCAAGTTCGGGAGAGGGCATAGGAGATGATGATAAACTGTGCCGGGCCTTACCGAGAAGGTCGGCCTTAGTGTCCGGGTTGAGTCTCGCGTCATCCACCATGTTGGGATTGTTCTCCGGGGAGGCGGAGGGAGTCGTGAAACAGGGCCTTCTTGCCGGGAGGGTTCCTGGTCTCTCCGAACCCGATGAGCAAG GTTGGAGGACATATCGAAGACCCGATGATAAGTCAGGAGGCCACGGAGTTGGTTGGAGTCCTATCATACCTTATGCCTTCTCTGTTCGACAGGATTGGGAAGAG GTACCAGTATCAATTGCTGATCTAGGTGGCACAGAGATTGACTTGAGATTTGCCAGCTCCAAGGAAGGACGGATCTTTGTGATTGTTGCTCCAGTTCGTAGATTCGCTGATG CTATAGATGATGATGCCAGAATCGAACAAATTGGGCCTCCCGAGAAAGTGATCAATGCATTCGGGCCAGAAGTCATTGGAGAAAATGTTGAAGGGAAGGTCATGAGCATGAGTGTAGCCGAGCATGGAGGACGGACATACTATCAGTTTGAGTTGGAGCCTCCACATTGTCTGATCACAGCAACTGCTGCAGGGAACCGCCTGTACCTGTTCAACGTGACTGGAAGTG GTCTTCAGTGGAAGAGGCACTACCCCGACTTGAAAAGGATAGCCGATTCTTTCCGCATTGTGTAG
- the LOC116206419 gene encoding psbP domain-containing protein 4, chloroplastic isoform X1, with protein sequence MGTCLLPTSCTLSWRSPLLQMIPSSSQQTLARCSTVRPGASSGEGIGDDDKLCRALPRRSALVSGLSLASSTMLGLFSGEAEGVVKQGLLAGRVPGLSEPDEQGWLVSCPAAALYTGWRTYRRPDDKSGGHGVGWSPIIPYAFSVRQDWEEVPVSIADLGGTEIDLRFASSKEGRIFVIVAPVRRFADAIDDDARIEQIGPPEKVINAFGPEVIGENVEGKVMSMSVAEHGGRTYYQFELEPPHCLITATAAGNRLYLFNVTGSGLQWKRHYPDLKRIADSFRIV encoded by the exons ATGGGAACATGTCTCTTGCCCACGAGTTGCACCCTCTCATGGAGGTCTCCTCTCCTGCAGATGATACCTTCTTCATCCCAGCAGACTCTTGCCCGTTGCAGTACCGTCAGGCCTGGTGCAAGTTCGGGAGAGGGCATAGGAGATGATGATAAACTGTGCCGGGCCTTACCGAGAAGGTCGGCCTTAGTGTCCGGGTTGAGTCTCGCGTCATCCACCATGTTGGGATTGTTCTCCGGGGAGGCGGAGGGAGTCGTGAAACAGGGCCTTCTTGCCGGGAGGGTTCCTGGTCTCTCCGAACCCGATGAGCAAGGTTGGTTGGTCTCTTGTCCTGCTGCTGCCTTATAT ACAGGTTGGAGGACATATCGAAGACCCGATGATAAGTCAGGAGGCCACGGAGTTGGTTGGAGTCCTATCATACCTTATGCCTTCTCTGTTCGACAGGATTGGGAAGAG GTACCAGTATCAATTGCTGATCTAGGTGGCACAGAGATTGACTTGAGATTTGCCAGCTCCAAGGAAGGACGGATCTTTGTGATTGTTGCTCCAGTTCGTAGATTCGCTGATG CTATAGATGATGATGCCAGAATCGAACAAATTGGGCCTCCCGAGAAAGTGATCAATGCATTCGGGCCAGAAGTCATTGGAGAAAATGTTGAAGGGAAGGTCATGAGCATGAGTGTAGCCGAGCATGGAGGACGGACATACTATCAGTTTGAGTTGGAGCCTCCACATTGTCTGATCACAGCAACTGCTGCAGGGAACCGCCTGTACCTGTTCAACGTGACTGGAAGTG GTCTTCAGTGGAAGAGGCACTACCCCGACTTGAAAAGGATAGCCGATTCTTTCCGCATTGTGTAG
- the LOC116206419 gene encoding psbP domain-containing protein 4, chloroplastic isoform X3, whose amino-acid sequence MSKTGWRTYRRPDDKSGGHGVGWSPIIPYAFSVRQDWEEVPVSIADLGGTEIDLRFASSKEGRIFVIVAPVRRFADAIDDDARIEQIGPPEKVINAFGPEVIGENVEGKVMSMSVAEHGGRTYYQFELEPPHCLITATAAGNRLYLFNVTGSGLQWKRHYPDLKRIADSFRIV is encoded by the exons ATGAGCAAG ACAGGTTGGAGGACATATCGAAGACCCGATGATAAGTCAGGAGGCCACGGAGTTGGTTGGAGTCCTATCATACCTTATGCCTTCTCTGTTCGACAGGATTGGGAAGAG GTACCAGTATCAATTGCTGATCTAGGTGGCACAGAGATTGACTTGAGATTTGCCAGCTCCAAGGAAGGACGGATCTTTGTGATTGTTGCTCCAGTTCGTAGATTCGCTGATG CTATAGATGATGATGCCAGAATCGAACAAATTGGGCCTCCCGAGAAAGTGATCAATGCATTCGGGCCAGAAGTCATTGGAGAAAATGTTGAAGGGAAGGTCATGAGCATGAGTGTAGCCGAGCATGGAGGACGGACATACTATCAGTTTGAGTTGGAGCCTCCACATTGTCTGATCACAGCAACTGCTGCAGGGAACCGCCTGTACCTGTTCAACGTGACTGGAAGTG GTCTTCAGTGGAAGAGGCACTACCCCGACTTGAAAAGGATAGCCGATTCTTTCCGCATTGTGTAG